In Nocardioides nitrophenolicus, the genomic window CCCTGCTCAAGCAGCGGTTCATCAGTGCCCGCACCCATCCGCGCGACTGGCAGGTCCTCGTCGAGAACGAGCGGGTGATCCGCTCGCGCCTCAACGACCTGTTCCTCGACCTGCAGGTCGACCCGACCCGCGAGGTCGCCTGGAAGCGGCAGGCCACGTCCGAGACGGCGAGCCGGTTCCCGACCCTGCTCCACGACACCGCCTGGTCGCGCGAGGAGACCCTGGTGCTGGTCCACCTGCGCGACCGGCTGCGTGCGGGCCTGGCCAGCGGCGACGCCCGGGTCTACATCGACCGCGAGGACATCGTCGAGTACGTCGCCAGCTTCCGCCCCGCGCACGCCACCGACGAGGCGGGCGACGAGAAGCGGGCCCGCAACGCCGTCACGAGCATCATCAAGGCGGGCCTGCTCATCGGGTCCGCGTCCGAGGACCGCTACGAGATCAGCGAGGCCGTCGAGCCGCTGCTCCCGCTCGAGCTGCTCCAGGAGCTGCTGGAGGCGCTGCAGCGTGCCAACGGCTCCGAGGCGGAGCCGGAGCCCGAGGACGACGACCTGTTCGAGGAGGAGGACGCCTGATGTCCGTCGACGAGATGGAGCAGGTCGAGGGCACCGACGGGCTGTTCGACAAGGAGGTCGTGGCGACGCCCGCCGACGACACCGTCCAGTGGCGCGCGGCGCTGCTGCAGCTGGTCAACTGGGGCGGCTTCGGCGGCCTGACCACCGTCCCGCTGCGCGGCGACGCGACGATGATCTCGGGCGCCTCGGGCGTCGGCAAGAGCACCATCCTCGACGCCTACACCGCGCTGATGATGCCGTCCGACACCAAGTTCAACGGCGCCTCCAACGACGCCGTCGCGGGCCGGGCCCGCAGCGCCGGCCAGCGCAACCTGCTGTCCTACCTGCGCGGCGCGGTCGACGTGGTCGACAACCCGAAGACCGGGCGGCCCGAGGAGAAGCTGCTGCGCGGCAAGGGCTCCGACACCTGGGGCGCGGTCGCGATGACCTTCGTCAACGACCAGGGCGGCCGGTTCACGGCCGTGCGCACCTACTACGTCCCGCGCCGCGCGGCGCGCTCCGGCGAGGTGCAGATGCAGCTCGCCACCCACGAGGGAGCGCTGTCGTTGGAGACGCTGGAGGTCGCCGTACCCGAGCGCTTCCACGCCAACACCCTCAAGAAGCTGTTCCCCGGCATCCGCGTGCACCGCACGTACGCCGAGTTCGCGGCCGTGCTGCACGCCCGGCTCGGCATCGGCGCCAACGGCGACGGCTCCAAGGCGCTGCGCCTGCTCGCCCGGATCCAGGCCGGCAACCAGGTGCGCAGCGTCGACGAGCTCTACAAGGACATGGTCCTCGAGCGGCCGGCGACCTATGCCGCGGCGGACCGGGCGATCGAGCACTTCGACGACCTCGACGCGTCCTACGCCGCGATGCGCACCGAGGAGCAGAAGCTCGAGCTGCTCGAACCGATCACCGACCTCCACGAGCGCCGGGTCGCCGCGACCCAGCGGCTCGCCGAGCTCGACTCGTACGGCGTCACGCTGTCCGGCGACACCCCGCTGCGGCTGTGGCTGCTGCGCACCCACCTGCGCCTGATCGAGGCCGCCGTCGCCGGCAACCGCGACTCGCGGCAGGGCACGGTCGAGGCGCTCACGGCGACCCGCTCGGCCGAGACCACGCTCGCCGGCGACCTCGAGGCGGCCAAGGAGGCGCACCGCGCCGCCGGCGGCGGCGACCTGCAGGCCCTGGCCGCGCAGGCCGAGCACGAGCGGGTGATCCGCGCGGAGCGCGCCAACCGCCTCTCCGAGCTCGAGGAGCGGGTCTACCCCCTGGTCGGGCTCACCGACGCCGACGCCCCCGACCTGGAGTCCGCGCTCGACTCGTCGACCGCCTTCGCCGAGCTCCAGCTGCTGGCCCGCAAGCGGCTCACCGCCGGGGAGGCCGAGCAGGCCACGCTGCGCGCCGAGCGCGACCGGGTGCGCGACGGCCTGGTGCCGCTGAAGAACGAGCAGGCCGTGCTCAAGCGCGAGCGGGCCTCGATGGAGAACCGCAACGGCCGGGTGCCGTCGTACCTCCACGACCTGCGGGCCGCCGTCGCCGAGGCGAGCGGGCTGTCCGTGGAGGAGCTGCCCTTCGTCGCCGAGCTGATCGACCTCGCTCCCGAGGAGGCCCGCTGGCGCACGGCGATCGAGACCGTCCTCGGCGGCACCGCCCGGATGATGCTGGTCCCGATCGGCCGGCTCGCGGAGTTCTCCGGCGCCATCGACGGCCTCCGGCTGCCCGGCCGGCTGACCTTCCAGGGCGTCGAGCTCGACCTGCCCGAGACCGGCCCCGCCGACCCCGAGCGGGTCGCCGGCAAGCTGCTGTTCAAGGACTCCCCGTTCTCCGGCTGGGTCCAGCAGCACGTCCAGGAGCCGTCCCGCAACGCCTACTGCGTCGAGAGCGCGGCCGAGCTCGACGGTCCCGGCTTCCGGGTGACCGCTGCCGGCCAGACCCGCAACGGCGACCGCGGCACCCACGGCCGCGGCGACCACCGCAACATCATCGGCTTCTCCAACGAGGACGCGATCGCCGAGATCGACGGCCAGCTCGAGGAGCTCGAGCGCCGGATGGAGCAGGTCGACGCCCAGCTCGCCGACCTCGACCGCCGGGGCCGGCTGCTGGAGCAGCAGCGCAAGGCGTACGACGCCATCGCCATGGTCCGCTTCGACGACGTCGACGTCGCGGGCAGCGACCGGCGGATCGCCGAGCTGGAGCAGCGCCGCACCGACATCCTCACCTCCGACGACCAGCTCAAGGTGCTCCAGGCCCAGATCGACGAGCTGGTCCACCGGCTCGACGACGCGCGCCAGGAGCGGTTCGCACTGGAGCAGAAGCAGCGCGAGCTCAACTCCGGCCACAGCGAGCTGGTCGACTCCGAGGACCTGGTCAAGGACCGGCTCGAGGCGATGGAGCGCAGCGGACTGGTCGAGCTGAGCGAGGAGCAGGAGGCCGCGCTGGCCGCCGACTTCGCCGCGGCCGCCGCCCCGGCCGACCCCGACGACCTCGACCGGTTCGCCGACAACTCCCACCGGCTGGGGGAGCGGCTGCGCACCGCCGTCGCCGACGCCGACGCCGAGATCCGCCGCTGCGACGACGACCTGGCGCTGATCTTCAAGCACTACAAGTTCCAGTGGGACTCGCCCAACCTCGGCGCCACCGCCGACTCGTACGCCGACTACGCCCGGATCCTCGACGACATCCGCGGCACCGGCCTCGCCGAGCGCCGCGCCGAGTGGCGGCGCCGGCTCACCGAGTGGAGCGGCCAGGACCTGGTCCCGCTGCTCGGCGCGATGTCGTCCTCGGTGGAGGAGATCGAGGACCGGCTGGAGCCGATCAACGCGATCCTGCGCCGCCTGGAGTTCGGTGGCTCCTCCGGCGACCGGCTCCGGATCCGGCTGCGCCGGCTCGCCCCCGCCCACGTCCAGGTCTTCCTCAAGGACCTGCGCACGCTGTCCTCCGGCGCCAGCGGTGAGCTCGACGAGGCCGGGCTGGAGAAGCGGTTCACCGACCTGAGCCGGTTCATGCAGCAGCTGCGCAAGCCGGCCCAGTCCGGCGACGGCACGGCCGTGGCCACCGACCGCGACCGCCTGCTCGACGTACGCCGGCACGTCGAGATCAGCGCCGAGCGCTACGACCACCTCACCGGCGAGCTCCGCGCGACCTACCGCACGCTGGGGGAGAAGTCCGGTGGCGAGAGCCAGGAGCTGGTCGCGTTCATCGTCGGCTCCGCGCTGCGCTTCCGGCTGGGCGACGAGATGCGCTCGCGCCCTCGGTTCGCGCCGGTCTTCCTCGACGAGGGCTTCGTGAAGGCCGACTCCGAGTTCGCGGGCCGCGCCGTGCAGGCGTGGAAGGGGCTCGGGTTCCAGCTGATCATCGGCGTCCCTCTCGACAAGGTGACCGGCCTGGAGCCCCACATGGACGAGCTGCTGGCGATCACCAAGAACACCACGACCCACCAGTCGTGGATCACGCCGATCACCAACGCGGAGCCGAGCGGGGCCTGACGCTCAGGGCTGCTGGCCGGCCAGGTCGGCGAGGCGCACGCCACTCGGTCCGGTGACGACGAGCCACGCGCCGTCGTCACCGGGGCCGGGCCGATGGGCGATCACGGTGCACAGCAGCGGCCGGGTGCCGCACAGCCGGCGGACCACCGCACCGTCGAGGTCGCCGAGGTCGAACGGCTTGCGGCCGGACACGCCCGGACCGCCCTCGGTGATCGACGTCCCGTCCCAGAGCAGGGTTCTCGGGCCGTCGTCGCCGGGCACGGTGATCACGGCCTGGAGCTGGAGCAGGATCACCTCCAGCGCCCGGGCGGACCCGGTGTGCTCGACCACCGCCGCGGTCATCGCGTCCGTCGCGGAGGTCGTGAACAGGTCGACGTCACCGGTGGTCGAGCTGTGCACCTCGGTGCGGGTGGTGGTGGTCGTCGTCGTGGTCGTCGTCGTCGAGTCGTCGTCGAGCGCGTTCACCGCCAAGGCGGTGATCCCGGCGCCCGCGCCGCCGAGCACCACCAGCGCGCCCACGACCAGCAGCCCGATCCGACGACGGACCCGGCGCTGCTCGCCGGCGGGGTCGTAGGGGCGCCACTGGTCGCTCATGGCCCTGATCCTAGGGAGGGCCGGGGTTGCCGACGGTGACGGTGACCACGTGGTCGGGCAGTCCGGGGGAGCTGACGGTGACGGTCGCGGTCTCCGTGCCGGTGCCGGTGAGCTCGAGGGCGACCGGCTGCGGCTGCCAGCTCGCCGGCGTCAAGGTGAGCTCGGTCCGGCCCAGGCTCGCCAGCGTGCCGCTGTAGCTGAGCGTCACCGGGACGTCGGCGCCCGGCTGCCACAGCAGGCCGACGCCGAGGGTGAAGGAGGGCGTGTCGGCGTCCAGGGTGAGCTCGGTCAGCGGCTGGCCGCCCGAGATGACGCTGAGGGCCTGGACGTCGTCGTCGGTGACGGTGGCCGTGACGGTCACCTGCTGCGTGCCGAGGGTCGCGGTGATCAGCACGGTCTCGTCGGCCACGTCGGCGTCGCCGACGCCCGCCACCTGCACGGGCGCGGAGGTCTGGCCGGCGGGGATCATGACCGGCGCCGGCACCGATGCCGCGCCGGGGTCGGCGGAGGCGAGCTCGACCACGACCGGGACGGGTGCCGGGGCGCTGAGCTCGACCACGAAGGTGGCGGTGCCGCCCTCGACCACGGTGAGGGCGGGGGTGGAGACGCCGAGGGCCGGCGGGAGCGGCGGGCCTTCGGGCGTCGCGGTGACGGTGGCACCGGCGGGCCCGTAGCCGACCCGGACGATGGTGGACCGCGCGCTCACCCGGAACAGGTAGGCGGCGTCGTTGGTCAGCCCGGTGACGACGTACGAGAGGTCGTCGGTCTCGCCGGACACCGACCAGGTCGCACCGTCGTCGGCGCTCTGCTCGACGCGGTAGAGCCCGGCGGGCGTCTCGCCCGGGCCGCCGCCGGGCGGGGCCGACCAGGTCAGCGCTACCTGGGCGTCGCCGGGCGTGGCACTCAGTCCGGTCGGCGCGCCTGGCGGCGTGCGGACGGTGTAGGGCCCGGTGCCGGCGAGGTCGCCGTACCCCGCGGCGTTGTGGGCGCGCACCCGCAGCCAGTACCGGGCGCCGGGGACCAGGCCGGAGAGCAGGACCGGGCTCGCGGCCGTGCCGGCGCGCGCGGTGGTCACGGCGAGTGCCCAGGTGGTGCCGTTCGTGGAGGTCTCCACCCGGTACGCGTCGATGGCGGCGCCGTTGCTCGCGGGCGCCTTCCAGTAGAGGCCGAGCGCGGAGGCGTAGCTGTCCGCCTCGGGGGCGCCGGGTGCGTCGGGCACCGTCCGCGGGGTCACCTCGACTCCGGCGCTGGGCTTCCCCCACCGGGCCTTGCCGAGCGCTCGCACCCGGAACTCGTACGACGTGCCGTTGTCCAGCCCGTGGGCGCGCCAGACGAGCCGCTTCGCCCCGACCGTGGCGACGGTCGTCCAGCCGGCGTCGTCGCGGCGCTGCACGCCGTACCGCCGGATCGCCGAGCCGCGCCGCGGCGCCTTCCAGGTCAGGGTCGCCGTGCCGTCGCCGGCGCTCGCGGCGACCGCGCGCGGTGGGGAGGGCCGCGGGACCGCCTCGGCCGGGGTGGCGCCGACCAGCGCGGCGCCAGTGAGGAGCACGAGCAGGGCCAGGAGCCGGGGGAGCATGGTCATCGGGGGTCCTCCTTCGGGCGGGACGCTACTCCCTGCGCCGCCGCGGGCTCAGGCCCCGGTGTAGGACATGACGTGCTTGATCCGGGTGTAGTCCTCCAGCCCGTACATCGACAGGTCCTTGCCGTACCCGGAGTGCTTGAAGCCGCCGTGCGGCATCTCCGAGACGAACGGGATGTGGGTGTTGATCCACACCACGCCGAAGTCGAGCCGCTTCGACATCCGCATCGCGCGGGCGTGGTCGGTGGTCCACACCGAGGAGGACAGGCCGTACTGGACGTCGTTGGCGAAGCGCACCGCCTCGGCCTCGTCGGAGAAGCGCTGCACGGTGATGACCGGCCCGAAGATCTCCTGCTGGATCACCTCGTCGTCCTGGCGCAGGCCGGAGACGACGGTGGCGTCGTAGTAGTAGCCGCCCTCGCCGCCCGCGACTGTCGGCCGGGTGCCGCCGGCCTCGAGCCGCGCGTGGTCGGGGAGTCGGTCGACCATCCCGGCGACCCGGGCCAGCTGGTCGGGGTTGTTGAGGGCGCCGTACGCCGTCTCGGGGTCGTCGGGCAGTCCGGTCCGGGTGGCGCGGGCCTGCTCGGCGAGCGCGGCGACCAGCTCGTCGTGGATGCCCGGCCCCGCGAGGACCCGGGTGGCCGCGGTGCAGTCCTGCCCGGCGTTGAAGTAGCCGGCACCCGCGATGGCGGTGGCGGCCGCCTCGATGTCGGCGTCGTCGAAGACCACGACCGGCGCCTTGCCGCCGAGCTCGAGGTGGACCCGCTTGAGGTCGGTGGCGGCCGAGGCCGCGACCTCCATGCCGGCCCGCACCGAGCCGGTGATCGCGACCAGCTGGGGCGTCGGGTGCTCGACCAGCGCGCGCCCGGTGGTGCGGTCGCCGCAGACGACGTTGAGCACGCCGGCCGGCAGGAACTCGGCGGCGACCTCGGCGAGCAGGACCGTGCTGGCCGGCGTGGTGTCGCTCGGCTTGAGCACGATCGTGTTGCCCGCGGCCAGCGCCGGCGCGATCTTCCAGATCGCCATCATCAACGGGTAGTTCCACGGCGTCACCTGGCCCACCACGCCGATCGGCTCGCGGCGGACCCAGGAGGTGTGGTCCTTGAGGTACTCGCCGGCACTGCGCCCCTCCAGCACCCGGGCCGCGCCCGCGAAGAACCGGAACTCGTCGACGCTGGGCGGCAGCTCCTCGTCGGCGGTCAGGCCGACGGGCTTGCCGGTGTTCTCGCACTCCACGCGGACGAACTCGTCGGCGCGGTCCTCGATCGCCTGCGCGATGCGGAGCAGCGCCTCCTGGCGCTCCTTCGGGGTGGTCTCGCCCCAGGTCTCGAAGGCGCGCTCGGCGGCCCGCATCGCGCGGTCGACGTCCTCGGAGGCGCTGGCGGGCGCGGTGGCGTACGCCCGGCCGGTCGCGGGGTTGACGATGTCGTAGGTGGCTCCGGAGGCGGCGTCGACACACGCGCCGTCGATGAAGTTGCGCAGGGCGGTCATGGGTGGCGAGCGTAGCCAGCAAGTCCGTCGCAAGGAAGCCCG contains:
- a CDS encoding DUF4194 domain-containing protein — translated: MSVELDEQTAETNDFDDLDEVADETSVSLFEGDEGGLEYAQRHALVTLLKQRFISARTHPRDWQVLVENERVIRSRLNDLFLDLQVDPTREVAWKRQATSETASRFPTLLHDTAWSREETLVLVHLRDRLRAGLASGDARVYIDREDIVEYVASFRPAHATDEAGDEKRARNAVTSIIKAGLLIGSASEDRYEISEAVEPLLPLELLQELLEALQRANGSEAEPEPEDDDLFEEEDA
- a CDS encoding ATP-binding protein, encoding MSVDEMEQVEGTDGLFDKEVVATPADDTVQWRAALLQLVNWGGFGGLTTVPLRGDATMISGASGVGKSTILDAYTALMMPSDTKFNGASNDAVAGRARSAGQRNLLSYLRGAVDVVDNPKTGRPEEKLLRGKGSDTWGAVAMTFVNDQGGRFTAVRTYYVPRRAARSGEVQMQLATHEGALSLETLEVAVPERFHANTLKKLFPGIRVHRTYAEFAAVLHARLGIGANGDGSKALRLLARIQAGNQVRSVDELYKDMVLERPATYAAADRAIEHFDDLDASYAAMRTEEQKLELLEPITDLHERRVAATQRLAELDSYGVTLSGDTPLRLWLLRTHLRLIEAAVAGNRDSRQGTVEALTATRSAETTLAGDLEAAKEAHRAAGGGDLQALAAQAEHERVIRAERANRLSELEERVYPLVGLTDADAPDLESALDSSTAFAELQLLARKRLTAGEAEQATLRAERDRVRDGLVPLKNEQAVLKRERASMENRNGRVPSYLHDLRAAVAEASGLSVEELPFVAELIDLAPEEARWRTAIETVLGGTARMMLVPIGRLAEFSGAIDGLRLPGRLTFQGVELDLPETGPADPERVAGKLLFKDSPFSGWVQQHVQEPSRNAYCVESAAELDGPGFRVTAAGQTRNGDRGTHGRGDHRNIIGFSNEDAIAEIDGQLEELERRMEQVDAQLADLDRRGRLLEQQRKAYDAIAMVRFDDVDVAGSDRRIAELEQRRTDILTSDDQLKVLQAQIDELVHRLDDARQERFALEQKQRELNSGHSELVDSEDLVKDRLEAMERSGLVELSEEQEAALAADFAAAAAPADPDDLDRFADNSHRLGERLRTAVADADAEIRRCDDDLALIFKHYKFQWDSPNLGATADSYADYARILDDIRGTGLAERRAEWRRRLTEWSGQDLVPLLGAMSSSVEEIEDRLEPINAILRRLEFGGSSGDRLRIRLRRLAPAHVQVFLKDLRTLSSGASGELDEAGLEKRFTDLSRFMQQLRKPAQSGDGTAVATDRDRLLDVRRHVEISAERYDHLTGELRATYRTLGEKSGGESQELVAFIVGSALRFRLGDEMRSRPRFAPVFLDEGFVKADSEFAGRAVQAWKGLGFQLIIGVPLDKVTGLEPHMDELLAITKNTTTHQSWITPITNAEPSGA
- a CDS encoding fibronectin type III domain-containing protein; the encoded protein is MTMLPRLLALLVLLTGAALVGATPAEAVPRPSPPRAVAASAGDGTATLTWKAPRRGSAIRRYGVQRRDDAGWTTVATVGAKRLVWRAHGLDNGTSYEFRVRALGKARWGKPSAGVEVTPRTVPDAPGAPEADSYASALGLYWKAPASNGAAIDAYRVETSTNGTTWALAVTTARAGTAASPVLLSGLVPGARYWLRVRAHNAAGYGDLAGTGPYTVRTPPGAPTGLSATPGDAQVALTWSAPPGGGPGETPAGLYRVEQSADDGATWSVSGETDDLSYVVTGLTNDAAYLFRVSARSTIVRVGYGPAGATVTATPEGPPLPPALGVSTPALTVVEGGTATFVVELSAPAPVPVVVELASADPGAASVPAPVMIPAGQTSAPVQVAGVGDADVADETVLITATLGTQQVTVTATVTDDDVQALSVISGGQPLTELTLDADTPSFTLGVGLLWQPGADVPVTLSYSGTLASLGRTELTLTPASWQPQPVALELTGTGTETATVTVSSPGLPDHVVTVTVGNPGPP
- a CDS encoding gamma-aminobutyraldehyde dehydrogenase, producing the protein MTALRNFIDGACVDAASGATYDIVNPATGRAYATAPASASEDVDRAMRAAERAFETWGETTPKERQEALLRIAQAIEDRADEFVRVECENTGKPVGLTADEELPPSVDEFRFFAGAARVLEGRSAGEYLKDHTSWVRREPIGVVGQVTPWNYPLMMAIWKIAPALAAGNTIVLKPSDTTPASTVLLAEVAAEFLPAGVLNVVCGDRTTGRALVEHPTPQLVAITGSVRAGMEVAASAATDLKRVHLELGGKAPVVVFDDADIEAAATAIAGAGYFNAGQDCTAATRVLAGPGIHDELVAALAEQARATRTGLPDDPETAYGALNNPDQLARVAGMVDRLPDHARLEAGGTRPTVAGGEGGYYYDATVVSGLRQDDEVIQQEIFGPVITVQRFSDEAEAVRFANDVQYGLSSSVWTTDHARAMRMSKRLDFGVVWINTHIPFVSEMPHGGFKHSGYGKDLSMYGLEDYTRIKHVMSYTGA